A genomic region of Megalobrama amblycephala isolate DHTTF-2021 linkage group LG6, ASM1881202v1, whole genome shotgun sequence contains the following coding sequences:
- the hpxa gene encoding hemopexin: MRLIQTLTLCLALSLSLAAPSHHQEGHDKKDKPHADGHQHELHHGAKLDRCAGMEFDAVAVNEEGIPYFFKGDHLFKGFHGKAELSNETFPELDDHHHLGHVDAAFRMHSEDSPDHHDHQFFFLDTKVFSYYKHKLEKGYPKDISEVFPGIPDHLDAAVECPKPDCTDDTVIFFKGDDIYHFNMKTKKVDEKEFKGMPNCTGAFRYMDHYYCFHGHQFSKFDPITGEVHGKYPKETRDYFMKCSHFGSKSTDEHIEREQCSRVHLDAITSDDDGSVYAFRGHHFLSITGDKFHSDTIESAFKELHSEVDAVFSYEGHLYMIKDDKVFVYKVGEPHTHLEGYPKPLKDELGIEGPVDAAFVCTDKHIAHVIKGQTVYDVDLKATPRVPVKEGTITQFKRIDTAMCGPKGVTVVIGNHYYIYGSPMIMMMAKIMPEQHRVSQELFGCDH, from the exons ATGAGGCTCATTCAAACTCTTACACTGTGCCTGGCTCTCTCACTGAGCCTTGCTGCTCCCTC GCATCATCAGGAGGGTCATGATAAAAAAG ACAAACCTCATGCTGACGGACATCAGCATGAATTGCACCATGGCGCTAAGCTTGACCGTTGTGCTGGAATGGAGTTTGATGCAGTCGCTGTGAACGAGGAGGGAATTCCTTATTTCTTTAAGG GCGACCACCTGTTCAAGGGTTTCCATGGCAAGGCTGAACTGTCTAATGAAACTTTCCCTGAGCTGGACGACCATCATCACCTGGGACATGTGGATGCTGCATTCCGCATGCACTCTGAAGACAGCCCAGACCACCATGACCACCAGTTCTTCTTCCTG GACACTAAGGTCTTCAGCTACTACAAGCACAAACTGGAGAAGGGCTATCCCAAAGATATCTCTGAAGTTTTCCCTGGAATTCCTGACCACTTGGATGCTGCAGTGGAGTGTCCCAAGCCAGACTGTACTGATGACACTGTAATATTTTTCAAAG GTGATGACATCTACCACTTCAATATGAAGACGAAGAAGGTTGATGAAAAGGAATTCAAGGGCATGCCCAACTGCACAGGAGCCTTCCGTTACATGGATCATTATTACTGCTTCCATGGACATCAGTTCTCCAAATTTGACCCCATTACAGGAGAAGTCCATGGCAAATATCCAAAGGAGACCCGTGATTACTTCATGAAATGCTCACATTTTG GAAGTAAGAGCACTGATGAACACATTGAGAGAGAACAGTGCAGCCGTGTGCACTTGGATGCTATTACATCTGATGACGATGGCAGTGTATATGCTTTCAGAG GGCACCACTTCCTCAGCATAACTGGTGATAAGTTTCATTCAGACACAATTGAGAGTGCTTTCAAAGAGTTGCACAGTGAAGTGGATGCAGTCTTCTCTTATGAAGGCCATCTCTACATGATCAAG GATGATAAAGTGTTTGTGTACAAAGTTGGAgagccacacacacacctagAGGGTTACCCCAAACCCCTGAAAGACGAGCTGGGAATTGAGGGTCCTGTAGATGCTGCCTTTGTGTGCACAGACAAACACATTGCTCATGTCATCAAAG GTCAAACAGTCTATGACGTTGACTTGAAAGCCACCCCACGTGTGCCTGTGAAGGAAGGAACCATTACACAATTCAAAAGGATTGATACTGCAATGTGCGGACCCAAGGGTGTAACGGTTGTCATCGGTAACCATTACTACATTTATGGAAGTCCCATGATTATGATGATGGCCAAAATCATGCCTGAACAGCACAGGGTGTCTCAGGAGCTGTTTGGCTGTGACCACTAG